A portion of the Halococcus agarilyticus genome contains these proteins:
- a CDS encoding helix-turn-helix transcriptional regulator yields the protein MDTTAFITLVRRAPALTALREQPLDRRDLETCLDVSKPTVHRLTRTLSEMSLVERSNGVFTLTGLGKAIADVVAEFTRNVETAYRLTPLLETIQDRYLAFDVTAFADATVTTAEPSDPYRPVQRYCSLIEETRVLRGFDTTTLSPQHLDAVHRRVCDGMETELVYPPAVAAHLLSTHPEQMAEMVESGFLDVRAHADISHGLVLFDERVGVGSYCKTTGALQAFIDTDEPAAYEWAETIYDAYWTEAERFEMHPNPSLRPV from the coding sequence ATGGACACAACTGCGTTCATCACGCTCGTCAGGCGCGCACCAGCGCTCACCGCGCTGCGCGAGCAGCCACTGGATCGTCGTGACCTCGAAACGTGCCTCGACGTGTCGAAACCGACCGTCCACCGGCTCACGCGGACACTGAGTGAAATGAGTCTCGTCGAGAGATCGAACGGAGTGTTCACGCTCACGGGATTGGGCAAAGCGATCGCCGACGTAGTCGCCGAATTCACGCGGAACGTCGAGACGGCCTACCGGCTCACTCCCCTCCTGGAGACCATCCAAGACCGATATCTCGCCTTCGATGTCACAGCATTCGCAGACGCGACTGTGACGACTGCCGAGCCGAGCGACCCCTATCGTCCAGTGCAGCGGTACTGCTCACTCATCGAGGAAACGAGAGTCCTGCGTGGATTCGACACCACGACACTCTCGCCACAGCACCTCGATGCGGTACACAGGCGGGTTTGTGACGGTATGGAGACGGAACTCGTCTATCCACCGGCCGTCGCCGCTCATCTTCTATCGACGCATCCAGAACAGATGGCAGAAATGGTCGAAAGCGGTTTTCTCGATGTTCGTGCTCATGCTGACATCTCGCACGGACTTGTCCTCTTCGATGAACGGGTCGGGGTCGGGAGTTACTGTAAGACTACTGGCGCGCTACAGGCATTTATCGACACCGACGAGCCCGCTGCGTACGAGTGGGCCGAAACGATATACGACGCCTATTGGACAGAGGCCGAACGGTTCGAGATGCACCCCAATCCATCTCTGCGGCCCGTCTAA
- a CDS encoding DUF4870 domain-containing protein, which produces MASSVKDISVEAEGTAVGENKSGLDSNVAGTLSYLFGFVSGLIFYLIEKEDRFVRWHAAQSMAFSGLLTVTYIALTFLGTVVSVVTFSGSTGGFLAGSLFSLILGLVWLVAGVGGFVAWAYMMIKTYQGETVRLPVAASIADRLA; this is translated from the coding sequence ATGGCTAGCAGTGTAAAAGACATCAGTGTAGAAGCGGAAGGGACAGCAGTCGGAGAAAACAAATCGGGTCTGGACAGCAACGTCGCGGGAACGCTCTCGTATCTATTCGGGTTCGTCTCGGGACTGATCTTCTACCTCATCGAGAAGGAAGACCGGTTCGTACGGTGGCACGCCGCCCAGAGCATGGCGTTTTCGGGCCTACTCACCGTGACCTACATCGCCCTGACCTTCCTCGGAACGGTGGTCTCGGTGGTGACGTTCAGCGGGAGCACCGGTGGCTTCCTCGCGGGGAGCCTGTTCTCGCTGATCCTCGGGCTGGTCTGGCTCGTCGCCGGCGTTGGTGGGTTCGTCGCCTGGGCGTACATGATGATCAAAACCTACCAGGGCGAGACTGTTCGTCTGCCCGTCGCCGCGTCGATCGCCGATCGCCTCGCCTAA
- a CDS encoding DUF5789 family protein translates to MGKRSTDKTREQGVEFGTLATLIDDHSYPATSTTLIDEHGEQEVELPDGTQTLADLFEPLQGEVFNSAADARQAVLNMVDDRAIGRKGYSDRTPPAPGETTEWDPESI, encoded by the coding sequence ATGGGAAAGAGGAGTACTGACAAGACGCGGGAGCAAGGTGTAGAGTTCGGTACGTTGGCTACGTTGATTGACGATCATAGCTACCCAGCGACAAGTACCACTCTCATTGACGAACACGGTGAGCAGGAGGTGGAACTGCCGGATGGGACACAGACGCTTGCAGATCTCTTTGAGCCACTGCAAGGCGAGGTGTTCAACTCAGCTGCGGATGCTCGCCAAGCAGTACTGAACATGGTTGACGACAGAGCGATCGGGCGGAAAGGGTACTCCGATCGAACACCACCTGCTCCCGGCGAAACCACCGAATGGGACCCCGAATCCATATAG
- a CDS encoding histidine kinase N-terminal 7TM domain-containing protein translates to MTLLAVMYVALLGLSAAITGGLAVYAWHRRDEPGAAPFAGLMAATSVWTVCAAATLLARNPEIHLLIEQGQWAATVFVPVFWVLFALAYTGHDELVSGRTVLLLSIIPVVSLALGLTNPLHGLVWADTRVYVASGVAIATRLPGDWYWVFVVYAYALIGTGTLLILRLVFVSDYLFTDQAVLLVVGTTVPLVGNAVSVTEVTPLPGIDVTPFAFTVTGLTFGYALFRRRLFELMPATRRLGRDTTIATLDDGILILDSNYHVIYLNPEAADVLDCNPREVLSAPAANLIDTSVIEFDVPDALAELHIDGRFYEARSSTITDRRDREIGHTLVLHDITARKRREHRLRKQRDELAQLDQLNEAIHDSTQAFVSATSRNAIETVVCDRLTASSLYTEASIVVDPTDEIVAGNGGEKIESVDTSIVIPTTGSTGESIPSVSETLPDVLDTEHGSWAVVPLGYGQSIYGALVLYTTRSDAFESRELTVLGQFGDTISQAINAVENQRLLLADTVTELEFRCPDDTLAEVTAKAACRLSLNGLVPASDDEILVYYQATDGSAQHVVDAASGIEAIAGTRIVDDADDMVEFTLTDQSALLALSEGGANVRTAEADEGEYRVVVEVAPETDIRALTERVREYCPRATLAVKRDLDRPVETGRQDALPDDTLDELTDRQREVLEAAYRAGYFRWPRDRTAEEVAESITVSSPTLHKHLRRAEEQLLDSLFDQNDDTD, encoded by the coding sequence ATGACTCTTTTAGCGGTTATGTATGTTGCGCTGCTCGGCCTCTCAGCTGCGATCACTGGCGGGCTAGCGGTCTACGCGTGGCATCGCCGGGACGAACCCGGAGCGGCCCCGTTCGCCGGATTGATGGCAGCGACGTCCGTCTGGACGGTCTGTGCGGCCGCGACGCTACTGGCGCGAAACCCAGAGATACATCTACTCATTGAGCAAGGACAGTGGGCCGCGACCGTATTCGTCCCGGTCTTCTGGGTGCTGTTTGCCCTGGCGTACACCGGTCACGACGAACTCGTCTCGGGACGAACTGTGCTGTTGCTATCGATAATTCCGGTGGTGTCACTCGCACTTGGACTGACGAACCCATTACACGGTCTCGTCTGGGCGGACACCCGCGTCTACGTCGCCAGCGGCGTCGCAATCGCTACCAGACTGCCCGGTGATTGGTACTGGGTATTTGTGGTCTACGCTTACGCGCTCATCGGCACCGGAACATTGTTGATACTCAGATTGGTGTTCGTCTCCGATTACCTCTTTACTGATCAGGCAGTCCTACTGGTCGTCGGCACGACCGTTCCACTGGTCGGCAACGCGGTATCTGTGACCGAAGTGACGCCATTGCCGGGAATCGACGTCACACCGTTTGCGTTCACCGTCACGGGTCTCACGTTTGGATACGCACTGTTTCGTCGTCGGTTGTTCGAGTTGATGCCTGCGACCCGCCGGTTGGGACGCGATACCACCATCGCCACCCTCGACGACGGTATACTCATTCTCGACAGCAACTATCACGTCATCTATCTCAATCCCGAAGCCGCCGATGTCCTCGACTGCAATCCCCGAGAAGTACTCAGTGCACCGGCAGCAAACCTCATCGACACTTCCGTCATCGAATTCGATGTGCCGGACGCGCTCGCTGAACTCCATATCGATGGGCGATTCTACGAGGCGCGGTCATCTACGATTACGGACCGGCGTGACCGCGAAATCGGACATACGCTCGTCCTCCACGACATCACCGCGCGCAAGCGCCGCGAGCACCGCCTTCGAAAACAGCGTGACGAGCTCGCACAGCTTGATCAGCTCAACGAGGCCATCCATGACAGTACTCAAGCGTTCGTGAGCGCTACCAGCCGGAACGCTATTGAGACCGTCGTTTGTGACCGGCTGACTGCCTCGTCCCTGTACACCGAAGCGAGTATCGTCGTCGACCCAACCGATGAAATCGTTGCCGGTAATGGCGGTGAGAAAATCGAGAGCGTTGACACATCGATAGTGATTCCCACAACGGGATCCACTGGAGAGTCCATTCCGTCGGTTTCCGAGACACTACCCGACGTTCTCGATACCGAACACGGCTCATGGGCGGTCGTCCCGTTGGGATACGGCCAGTCGATCTACGGTGCACTCGTTCTCTACACGACGCGCTCCGATGCGTTCGAGTCACGAGAGCTCACGGTTCTCGGCCAGTTCGGCGATACGATCAGTCAAGCCATTAACGCCGTCGAGAACCAGCGGCTACTGCTTGCCGACACCGTGACCGAACTCGAATTTCGGTGTCCCGACGATACACTCGCAGAGGTCACGGCGAAAGCCGCCTGTCGACTCTCTCTCAACGGACTCGTGCCCGCGAGTGATGACGAGATACTCGTCTACTACCAAGCCACGGATGGTTCCGCACAGCACGTTGTGGACGCCGCGTCAGGTATTGAAGCTATCGCCGGCACCCGGATAGTCGATGACGCAGACGACATGGTCGAGTTCACACTGACGGATCAATCGGCACTACTGGCACTTTCGGAAGGCGGAGCGAATGTCCGTACCGCGGAGGCCGACGAGGGAGAGTACCGGGTGGTCGTCGAAGTCGCTCCAGAGACGGATATTCGAGCACTCACAGAGCGCGTCCGCGAGTACTGTCCGAGAGCGACGCTGGCTGTAAAGCGTGACCTCGATCGCCCGGTAGAGACAGGTCGACAGGATGCGCTCCCCGACGATACTCTTGACGAACTCACCGACCGTCAGCGCGAAGTGCTGGAGGCTGCCTATCGCGCTGGCTACTTCCGGTGGCCCCGCGACCGGACTGCGGAGGAAGTCGCCGAATCGATCACTGTTAGTTCACCGACTCTCCACAAACATCTCCGGCGCGCAGAAGAACAGCTACTGGATAGCCTGTTCGACCAGAATGACGACACCGATTGA
- a CDS encoding threonine ammonia-lyase has protein sequence MTPTYEPVGSPDETTIFPYHDLTPPTTADIYRARQIVSQHLPRTPLVRSDELSAEFDADIYLKREDTLPTGAFKVRGGMTLVSQLDSEFHDPGLVAASTGNHGQSIAYAGRTFDVPVTIVVPEGANPSKVTAMERLGAEVLFHGVNFDDAREHAESLAAEEGYRYVHSANEPALVAGVGTAGLEIVEGLPEIDYLFCPIGGGSSAAGYCLTVGAIADATVVGAQSEAAPAMYRAWSEGHLESDDRMETFAEGVATRVPFVLTMDVLRDHLDDFRLVSEETIKRGVEDLFTDERIIAEGASMTSLAAMRQRRDELQGRTVVLPISGRNISPEVLVQILNDESIDR, from the coding sequence ATGACCCCAACCTATGAGCCGGTCGGATCGCCGGACGAGACGACGATCTTCCCGTATCACGATCTCACACCACCGACCACCGCGGATATCTACCGTGCCCGGCAGATCGTCAGCCAGCACCTTCCACGGACACCTCTCGTCCGGAGCGACGAACTCTCCGCCGAGTTCGATGCTGACATCTATCTGAAACGCGAAGACACACTCCCGACAGGCGCATTCAAAGTCCGCGGTGGGATGACGCTCGTCTCTCAACTGGACTCTGAGTTTCACGATCCGGGACTGGTCGCCGCCAGTACAGGCAATCATGGCCAGTCAATCGCGTATGCTGGCCGTACGTTCGATGTGCCAGTAACGATCGTCGTTCCAGAAGGGGCGAATCCGTCGAAAGTCACAGCAATGGAACGGCTCGGTGCGGAAGTCCTGTTTCACGGGGTGAACTTCGATGACGCCCGTGAACACGCCGAGTCGCTGGCTGCCGAAGAGGGCTATCGGTACGTCCATTCAGCAAACGAACCCGCTCTCGTCGCTGGCGTCGGCACGGCTGGTCTCGAAATCGTTGAGGGCCTCCCCGAGATCGATTACCTGTTCTGTCCGATTGGAGGGGGTTCAAGTGCCGCTGGATATTGTCTCACTGTCGGTGCGATCGCGGATGCAACGGTGGTTGGAGCGCAATCAGAAGCCGCACCAGCGATGTATCGGGCGTGGTCGGAGGGACATCTCGAATCGGACGACAGAATGGAGACGTTCGCTGAAGGAGTGGCAACACGGGTTCCGTTCGTGCTCACGATGGACGTGCTTCGAGATCATCTCGACGACTTCCGACTCGTGAGTGAAGAGACGATCAAACGCGGGGTGGAGGACCTCTTCACTGATGAGCGAATCATTGCGGAAGGTGCCTCTATGACGAGTCTCGCGGCTATGCGGCAACGTCGTGATGAACTACAAGGCCGGACAGTCGTTCTCCCAATCTCG
- a CDS encoding DUF7571 family protein — MKLCHNCQTVIDEYLLDKQLEPLRELTVDDFNVCADCATIVADACVKCGGAVYVPRNESVTPDYCPACRSDLMDRTDHDPGWTRGHVST, encoded by the coding sequence ATGAAACTGTGCCACAACTGCCAGACGGTCATCGACGAGTATCTCTTGGATAAACAGCTCGAACCCCTGCGCGAGCTCACGGTCGACGACTTCAACGTCTGCGCGGACTGTGCGACCATCGTCGCGGATGCATGCGTGAAGTGCGGCGGCGCGGTGTACGTTCCCCGAAACGAATCCGTCACCCCTGATTACTGTCCGGCGTGTCGGTCCGACCTCATGGATCGTACCGATCACGACCCTGGCTGGACGCGTGGTCACGTGTCTACCTGA
- a CDS encoding AIM24 family protein — MDLDKFVDSHGPQETAEAFELESSKLLDVSLDGSVMSKAGSMIGYTGDISFERKSSGGLKGMLKKKVSGEGGVMMRAEGNGHLYLADAGKEVQILELDADDEISVNGNDVLAFEESITWDIKMMNSIAGASSGGLFNVYLKGPGHIAITTHGNPLVVPTPVRTDPHATVAWSANVSPSANRDLNIKSFLGRSSGETFQLEFAGQDGFVILQPYEEVNPDQSGGSGESGGTGQGVSVSDFL, encoded by the coding sequence ATGGATCTCGACAAATTCGTGGACTCGCATGGACCACAGGAGACCGCAGAAGCATTCGAGCTCGAAAGCTCGAAACTCCTCGATGTCTCGCTCGATGGAAGCGTCATGAGCAAGGCAGGATCGATGATCGGCTACACCGGTGACATCTCTTTCGAGCGCAAGTCCTCCGGTGGACTGAAAGGAATGCTGAAAAAGAAAGTGTCCGGTGAGGGCGGCGTGATGATGCGAGCTGAAGGAAACGGCCACCTCTACCTCGCTGACGCAGGCAAAGAGGTTCAGATCCTCGAACTCGATGCCGACGACGAAATCAGTGTGAACGGCAACGACGTCCTCGCATTCGAAGAGAGCATCACTTGGGACATCAAGATGATGAATTCAATCGCCGGGGCGTCTTCAGGCGGGCTGTTCAACGTCTACCTCAAAGGACCAGGACATATCGCCATCACCACCCACGGCAACCCACTCGTCGTCCCGACACCGGTTCGGACTGATCCCCACGCGACCGTGGCGTGGAGCGCCAACGTTTCGCCGAGCGCGAATCGCGACCTGAATATCAAGAGCTTCCTCGGACGCTCCTCGGGTGAGACCTTCCAGCTCGAGTTCGCCGGCCAAGACGGGTTCGTGATCCTCCAGCCCTACGAGGAGGTCAATCCCGACCAGAGTGGCGGGAGCGGCGAAAGCGGTGGAACCGGCCAGGGAGTCAGCGTCAGCGATTTCCTGTAA
- a CDS encoding cold-shock protein, producing MTKGTVDFFNDQGGYGFIKVDDDEETDLDDDEDVFYHMEDVGGSDLEEDTDVEFEIEQSQKGPRASNLTRL from the coding sequence ATGACGAAAGGTACGGTTGATTTCTTCAACGATCAGGGCGGCTACGGCTTTATCAAAGTCGACGATGACGAGGAAACGGATCTCGATGACGACGAGGACGTGTTCTATCACATGGAAGACGTCGGTGGTTCGGATCTCGAGGAAGACACAGATGTGGAATTCGAAATCGAACAGTCTCAGAAGGGCCCGCGCGCGAGCAATCTCACCCGACTGTAA
- a CDS encoding MutS-related protein: MRLQDYWGIGPKTASQLKDGIGTERAIRAIESMDIGALVDAGLVRGRATRILRHAHGEQGMGILTTPDARTVYKDLLARAQAYAVTEHAGDRIRVLTPLTSVDAMEDRLDEVTLATDTWDDLDDSTRKAVLDVFTRFDEIGGGDRAAVETVLALQDISVSTGVFAEIDAIDPDALEDAREALGSLDTQGGETTVREGVDDELDTVRNQLAAIEQLEAQGIDVIEAIQSDGIRSSEEFREAFISYVANETPLPATRVREATPTEAADATDFVTQSLRDLLATLRESVESREQAVANELEATLDDSRDEIEAAATAVNETAFQLSLARFVHAYDLTRPTFVESGCAGAVNARNLSLVAATDGDVQPVTYAVGDHECAPEVPNGDQVTVLTGANSGGKTTLLETLCQVVVLAHMGLPVPADEAEVSRVDAIVFHRRHASFNAGVLESTLQTIVPPLTESNRTLMLVDEFEAITEPGSAADLLYGLVRLAVDAGAIGVYVTHLADDLEPLPERARTDGIFARGLRDDLTLDVDYQPQFETVGRSTPEFIVSRLVANASNRSERAGFEALANAVGEEVVQQTLLDAEWSS, encoded by the coding sequence ATGCGCCTTCAAGACTACTGGGGAATCGGCCCGAAGACAGCTTCCCAGCTCAAAGACGGAATCGGCACTGAACGGGCGATTCGGGCGATCGAATCGATGGATATCGGAGCCCTCGTCGATGCTGGACTCGTCCGCGGGCGAGCCACCCGAATCCTTCGGCATGCCCATGGCGAACAGGGGATGGGCATTCTCACGACGCCAGACGCCCGCACCGTCTACAAGGACCTCCTCGCACGAGCACAAGCGTACGCTGTCACTGAGCACGCTGGTGACCGAATTCGGGTTCTGACGCCGCTTACCTCCGTCGATGCTATGGAAGACCGCCTCGACGAGGTGACCCTCGCAACAGACACGTGGGACGATCTCGACGACTCCACTCGTAAGGCGGTTCTCGACGTCTTCACCCGCTTCGATGAGATTGGTGGTGGCGATCGAGCCGCGGTTGAGACTGTGCTTGCGCTACAAGACATCAGCGTGAGCACCGGTGTGTTCGCCGAGATTGACGCCATCGATCCCGACGCACTCGAAGACGCCCGCGAAGCACTCGGCTCCCTCGACACTCAGGGAGGCGAAACCACTGTCCGCGAAGGAGTTGACGACGAACTCGACACGGTCCGCAACCAACTCGCGGCGATCGAACAACTCGAGGCACAGGGTATCGATGTCATCGAGGCCATCCAATCCGACGGGATTCGATCGAGCGAAGAGTTCCGCGAGGCGTTCATTAGCTACGTAGCGAACGAGACGCCACTCCCCGCAACGCGAGTTCGAGAGGCAACCCCCACCGAAGCTGCCGACGCCACGGATTTTGTCACTCAGAGCCTCCGCGATCTGCTCGCCACACTCCGTGAATCGGTCGAGAGTCGTGAGCAGGCGGTTGCAAACGAACTGGAGGCCACACTCGACGACAGTCGCGACGAGATCGAGGCGGCCGCCACCGCGGTGAACGAGACGGCCTTTCAGCTCTCGCTTGCACGGTTCGTTCACGCGTACGATCTGACTCGCCCCACATTTGTCGAATCGGGCTGTGCTGGGGCTGTGAACGCACGCAATCTGTCGCTCGTGGCCGCGACTGACGGTGATGTTCAGCCAGTCACGTACGCCGTCGGCGACCACGAGTGTGCGCCCGAGGTCCCGAACGGAGATCAGGTCACAGTGCTTACTGGAGCGAACAGTGGCGGGAAGACCACCCTCTTGGAGACGCTCTGCCAGGTGGTCGTGCTCGCCCACATGGGGCTACCCGTGCCCGCCGATGAGGCCGAGGTGAGCCGCGTCGATGCCATCGTGTTCCATCGCCGGCACGCGAGTTTCAACGCGGGCGTCCTCGAATCCACGCTCCAGACGATCGTGCCGCCACTGACCGAAAGCAACCGCACGCTGATGCTCGTCGACGAGTTCGAAGCCATCACCGAACCGGGGAGTGCTGCGGACCTCCTGTACGGGTTAGTGCGGCTCGCCGTCGACGCCGGAGCCATAGGCGTCTATGTAACGCACCTCGCGGACGATCTCGAACCATTACCCGAACGAGCACGGACTGACGGCATCTTTGCACGAGGGTTACGCGACGACCTGACGCTGGACGTGGATTACCAGCCACAGTTCGAGACTGTGGGCCGGTCAACACCGGAGTTCATCGTCTCACGGTTGGTAGCGAACGCGAGCAATCGAAGCGAGCGTGCAGGATTCGAGGCGCTCGCCAACGCTGTCGGCGAGGAAGTCGTCCAGCAGACACTGCTCGATGCGGAGTGGTCATCATAG